The following proteins are encoded in a genomic region of Hydra vulgaris chromosome 05, alternate assembly HydraT2T_AEP:
- the LOC136080287 gene encoding uncharacterized protein LOC136080287, whose translation MPNYRCCVAGCNNDSRYPDRLLKRSQVTELKFHYFPKDSEKRHQWVNQVGKGLLNFAVSDNKVVCSNHFEFGKPTFASPNPTLYLNIRNAYKESPTKRRKLKKLDLIVESDSNSFSTSLAIESETCNKSIQCNEPIRESMIFANLTRDSDVQFFTGLANSNIFEMLFSYLQRKGNIMHYWKGKKNTTKDLSSPRDLKTISLKSLTLQQEFLLVMMRLRLALLTEDLAHCFMISSSVVSSVFITWIKLFSLELKWIIHFPNRNIIKRNLPTMFRKYYPKCSVIIDYSELFIETPSSLDIAAACWSNYKHHYTVKYLVGITPNGAVSFLSNCYGGRASDVFIVKDCGFLKYLQPGDQVIADRGFKIKDLLAFYQCNIAIPPSKHTNFQMTYNDVQETSKIANVRIYVEQAIGRMKNFRILKNEMPVTLLPLCDNIITVCAILTNFMPPLCIDENKA comes from the coding sequence atgcCAAACTACCGTTGCTGTGTTGCTGGTTGTAATAACGATTCTAGGTATCCGGATAGGTTACTCAAAAGAAGTCAAGTAACAGAgctaaaatttcattattttcctAAAGACTCTGAAAAAAGACATCAGTGGGTAAATCAAGTTGGAAAAGGTTTACTAAATTTTGCAGTTTCTGATAATAAAGTGGTTTGCTCTAATCATTTTGAGTTTGGAAAACCTACTTTTGCTTCACCTAATCCAACTTTGTATTTGAATATTCGTAATGCATATAAGGAATCTCCTACAAAAAGAAGAAAGCTTAAAAAATTGGATCTTATTGTGGAATCAGATTCAAACAGTTTCTCTACAAGTTTAGCTATAGAAAGTGAAACTTGTAATAAATCTATTCAGTGTAATGAACCAATACGAGAATCAAtgatttttgctaatttaactAGAGATTCTGATGTTCAATTTTTTACTGGCCTAGCAAATTCAAATATCTTTGAAATGTTATTTTCTTATTTGCAGAGGAAAGGAAATATAATGCACTACTGGAAgggtaaaaaaaatacaactaaagACTTATCTTCGCCaagagatttaaaaacaatatcattAAAATCTCTAACATTGCAGCAAGAATTTCTTCTTGTAATGATGCGTTTACGCTTAGCTCTTTTAACTGAAGATCTTGCTCATTGTTTTATGATTTCTTCTTCTGTAGTCAGTTCAGTATTTATAACATGGATAAAACTATTTTCTCTTGAGTTAAAATGGATTATACATTTTCCAAacagaaatattataaaaagaaatttaccAACCATGTTCAGAAAGTACTATCCGAAATGCTCTGTAATAATTGATTATTCTGAACTCTTTATTGAAACACCGTCTAGTTTGGACATAGCTGCAGCTTGTTGGTCAAATTATAAACACCATTATactgtaaaatatttagttgGAATAACACCCAATGGTGCAGTTTCTTTTTTGTCTAATTGTTATGGTGGCAGAGCTAGTGATGTTTTCATAGTTAAAGATTGCggatttttgaaatatttacaacCTGGTGATCAAGTTATTGCAGATAGAGGTTTCAAAATTAAAGATCTTCTAGCATTTTACCAGTGTAACATTGCTATTCCCCCATCAAAACATACAAATTTTCAGATGACATATAATGATGTACAGGAAACCTCAAAAATTGCAAATGTTAGAATTTATGTTGAGCAAGCCATAGGGCGTATGAAAAACTTTcgcatattaaaaaatgaaatgccAGTCACATTGTTGCCCTTAtgtgataatattattacagtATGTGCCATATTAACAAACTTTATGCCCCCACTTTGCATTGATGAAAACAAAGCataa